The following proteins are encoded in a genomic region of Neurospora crassa OR74A linkage group VI, whole genome shotgun sequence:
- a CDS encoding catabolite repression protein creC, variant — MFVLPPPPRYPSQAGYGLVPGYVAPMIETNNILTHPSGPEYQFLVGEGLYTLKEDLHLATPPPHPSEAPVINPNPLATTPQPATAGTSLSIVNLGVRPPPPGLFRVGSRAYGVQQSIQEHPDESRSSSGVRGSSEGARAASSDAGAIFSSTPAFGEGNTLLAQTNHKDNKRKKPKNSMTKSNSSFISRVIVHESLHKRLNDRPADGLFAFANINRAFQWLDLSSASKADYLTKILFTKAHCLCHDVNRLTKNPSHIDVIMGFSTGEIIWWEPISQRYTRLNKKGIINKTPVSTIQWIPGSENLFLAAHMDGTLVVYDKEKEDAMFSLEDEAATCASGDSHGVPNGIKGCNYTSQIHVHKSVHSKNQKTNPVAVWKLSNHRINAFAFSPDHRHLAVVSEDGTLRIIDYLKEELIDLCYSYYGGFMCVCWSPDGKYVLTGGQDDLISIWCISESALIARCQGHHSWVTSVAFDPWQCDGKNYRFGSVGEDCRLCLWDFSVGMLHRPKAASVRQRGSSFSSRFVSLQRAETQNTTTSHRLRSDSNLSSSGDAGAAEETQPATTTLEQKVEPHPVEPRARTAMLPPVLSKIIDDDPLCWLDFTKDAIVTSCKSGHVRTWNRPSDDLSTPSQSQHGDDN; from the exons TGTCCTCCCTCCACCGCCGAGGTATCCAAGCCAGGCGGGATACGGACTCGTCCCTGGCTATGTTGCGCCCATGATAGAGACCAACAATATCCTGACGCACCCTTCAGGGCCCGAGTACCAATTCCTGGTTGGAGAGGGCCTGTACACTCTCAAGGAAGACCTGCATCTTGCAACCCCCCCACCACATCCATCCGAAGCTCCAGTCATCAATCCGAATCCGCTCGCGACCACCCCCCAACCTGCTACTGCCGGTACGAGCCTTTCCATTGTCAACCTCGGTGTACGCCCGCCACCGCCAGGCTTATTTAGGGTTGGTTCTCGAGCATATGGAGTGCAGCAGAGCATTCAAGAACATCCAGATGAAAGCCGGTCGTCTTCCGGGGTACGTGGGAGCAGCGAGGGTGCTCGCGCCGCTTCCAGCGATGCCGGcgccatcttctccagcaCGCCAGCTTTTGGCGAGGGAAACACACTTTTAGCTCAAACAAACCACAAGGACAATAAACGAAAGAAGCCAAAGAACAGTATGACAAAAAGCAACTCTTCGTTTATCTCCCGGGTTATCGTCCACGAATCTCTACACAAAAGGTTAAACGATCGACCAGCAGACGGCCTCTTTGCGTTTGCCAACATTAACCGAGCCTTTCAATGGCTGGACCTTTCTTCGGCCTCCAAGGCCGACTACTTGACGAAAATTCTCTTTACTAAAGCGCATTGTCTCTGCCACGATGTCAACAGGTTAACCAAGAATCCGTCACATATCGATGTGATCATGGGCTTCTCTACCGGCGAAATAATTTGGTGGGAACCAATATCACAACGGTATACTCGTTTAAACAAGAAG ggcatcatcaacaagacTCCGGTATCCACGATTCAATGGATCCCTGGATCAGAAAACCTCTTTCTGGCAGCGCACATGGATGGAACATTAGTCGTGTACGacaaggagaaagaagatgCTATGTTCTCGCTGGAAGACGAGGCCGCCACTTGTGCCAGCGGGGACAGCCATGGTGTCCCTAACGGCATTAAGGGTTGCAACTACACCAGCCAGATCCATGTGCACAAGTCTGTTCACTCCAAAAACCAGAAAACGAATCCAGTGGCTGTGTGGAAGCTTTCAAACCATCGTATCAACGCATTCGCCTTCTCTCCCGACCACCGGCATCTCGCGGTAGTTTCAGAAGACGGCACGTTGAGGATAATCGACTATCTGAAGGAAGA GCTAATCGACCTCTGCTACTCTTATTATGGCGGCTTCATGTGCGTCTGCTGGTCCCCCGACGGCAAATATGTCCTTACCGGCGGTCAGGATGACCTCATTTCTATCTGGTGTATTTCTGAATCTGCCCTCATCGCCAGGTGCCAAGGCCATCATTCTTGGGTAACCTCAGTGGCTTTTGACCCCTGGCAGTGCGACGGAAAGAACTACCGCTTTGGCAGTGTTGGCGAGGACTGTCGGTTGTGCCTGTGGGATTTTAGTGTCGGCATGTTGCACCGGCCCAAAGCC GCATCAGTAAGGCAGCGAGGATCCTCTTTCTCGTCCCGTTTCGTATCTCTTCAAAGGGCCGAAACGCAGAATACGACGACTAGTCATCGCCTGCGATCGGATTCGAACCTGTCGAGTTCGGGAGACGCGGGCGCTGCTGAGGAGACACAACCTGCGACCACCACTTTAGAGCAAAAGGTCGAACCGCATCCCGTGGAGCCGAGGGCGAGAACGGCCATGTTACCCCCTGTTCTG AGCAAAATAATTGACGACGACCCGCTTTGTTGGCTTGACTTTACCAAGGACGCGATCGTGACAAGTTGCAAGTCTGGTCATGTCCGAACATGGAATCGCCCGTCAGACGACTTGTCTACGCCGTCTCAGTCCCAGCATGGAGATGATAACTAG
- a CDS encoding catabolite repression protein creC produces the protein MQADFTYSIHSVLPPPPRYPSQAGYGLVPGYVAPMIETNNILTHPSGPEYQFLVGEGLYTLKEDLHLATPPPHPSEAPVINPNPLATTPQPATAGTSLSIVNLGVRPPPPGLFRVGSRAYGVQQSIQEHPDESRSSSGVRGSSEGARAASSDAGAIFSSTPAFGEGNTLLAQTNHKDNKRKKPKNSMTKSNSSFISRVIVHESLHKRLNDRPADGLFAFANINRAFQWLDLSSASKADYLTKILFTKAHCLCHDVNRLTKNPSHIDVIMGFSTGEIIWWEPISQRYTRLNKKGIINKTPVSTIQWIPGSENLFLAAHMDGTLVVYDKEKEDAMFSLEDEAATCASGDSHGVPNGIKGCNYTSQIHVHKSVHSKNQKTNPVAVWKLSNHRINAFAFSPDHRHLAVVSEDGTLRIIDYLKEELIDLCYSYYGGFMCVCWSPDGKYVLTGGQDDLISIWCISESALIARCQGHHSWVTSVAFDPWQCDGKNYRFGSVGEDCRLCLWDFSVGMLHRPKAASVRQRGSSFSSRFVSLQRAETQNTTTSHRLRSDSNLSSSGDAGAAEETQPATTTLEQKVEPHPVEPRARTAMLPPVLSKIIDDDPLCWLDFTKDAIVTSCKSGHVRTWNRPSDDLSTPSQSQHGDDN, from the exons TCCATAGTGTCCTCCCTCCACCGCCGAGGTATCCAAGCCAGGCGGGATACGGACTCGTCCCTGGCTATGTTGCGCCCATGATAGAGACCAACAATATCCTGACGCACCCTTCAGGGCCCGAGTACCAATTCCTGGTTGGAGAGGGCCTGTACACTCTCAAGGAAGACCTGCATCTTGCAACCCCCCCACCACATCCATCCGAAGCTCCAGTCATCAATCCGAATCCGCTCGCGACCACCCCCCAACCTGCTACTGCCGGTACGAGCCTTTCCATTGTCAACCTCGGTGTACGCCCGCCACCGCCAGGCTTATTTAGGGTTGGTTCTCGAGCATATGGAGTGCAGCAGAGCATTCAAGAACATCCAGATGAAAGCCGGTCGTCTTCCGGGGTACGTGGGAGCAGCGAGGGTGCTCGCGCCGCTTCCAGCGATGCCGGcgccatcttctccagcaCGCCAGCTTTTGGCGAGGGAAACACACTTTTAGCTCAAACAAACCACAAGGACAATAAACGAAAGAAGCCAAAGAACAGTATGACAAAAAGCAACTCTTCGTTTATCTCCCGGGTTATCGTCCACGAATCTCTACACAAAAGGTTAAACGATCGACCAGCAGACGGCCTCTTTGCGTTTGCCAACATTAACCGAGCCTTTCAATGGCTGGACCTTTCTTCGGCCTCCAAGGCCGACTACTTGACGAAAATTCTCTTTACTAAAGCGCATTGTCTCTGCCACGATGTCAACAGGTTAACCAAGAATCCGTCACATATCGATGTGATCATGGGCTTCTCTACCGGCGAAATAATTTGGTGGGAACCAATATCACAACGGTATACTCGTTTAAACAAGAAG ggcatcatcaacaagacTCCGGTATCCACGATTCAATGGATCCCTGGATCAGAAAACCTCTTTCTGGCAGCGCACATGGATGGAACATTAGTCGTGTACGacaaggagaaagaagatgCTATGTTCTCGCTGGAAGACGAGGCCGCCACTTGTGCCAGCGGGGACAGCCATGGTGTCCCTAACGGCATTAAGGGTTGCAACTACACCAGCCAGATCCATGTGCACAAGTCTGTTCACTCCAAAAACCAGAAAACGAATCCAGTGGCTGTGTGGAAGCTTTCAAACCATCGTATCAACGCATTCGCCTTCTCTCCCGACCACCGGCATCTCGCGGTAGTTTCAGAAGACGGCACGTTGAGGATAATCGACTATCTGAAGGAAGA GCTAATCGACCTCTGCTACTCTTATTATGGCGGCTTCATGTGCGTCTGCTGGTCCCCCGACGGCAAATATGTCCTTACCGGCGGTCAGGATGACCTCATTTCTATCTGGTGTATTTCTGAATCTGCCCTCATCGCCAGGTGCCAAGGCCATCATTCTTGGGTAACCTCAGTGGCTTTTGACCCCTGGCAGTGCGACGGAAAGAACTACCGCTTTGGCAGTGTTGGCGAGGACTGTCGGTTGTGCCTGTGGGATTTTAGTGTCGGCATGTTGCACCGGCCCAAAGCC GCATCAGTAAGGCAGCGAGGATCCTCTTTCTCGTCCCGTTTCGTATCTCTTCAAAGGGCCGAAACGCAGAATACGACGACTAGTCATCGCCTGCGATCGGATTCGAACCTGTCGAGTTCGGGAGACGCGGGCGCTGCTGAGGAGACACAACCTGCGACCACCACTTTAGAGCAAAAGGTCGAACCGCATCCCGTGGAGCCGAGGGCGAGAACGGCCATGTTACCCCCTGTTCTG AGCAAAATAATTGACGACGACCCGCTTTGTTGGCTTGACTTTACCAAGGACGCGATCGTGACAAGTTGCAAGTCTGGTCATGTCCGAACATGGAATCGCCCGTCAGACGACTTGTCTACGCCGTCTCAGTCCCAGCATGGAGATGATAACTAG